One part of the Larimichthys crocea isolate SSNF chromosome XIX, L_crocea_2.0, whole genome shotgun sequence genome encodes these proteins:
- the rtraf gene encoding RNA transcription, translation and transport factor protein, translating to MFRRKLTALDYHNPNTFDCRDETQFRNCIVWLEDQKIRHYKIEDRGNLRNIPSSDWPQAYQKYLQDVSCPFGVQERQEALDWLLGLAVRYEYGDNVDKYKKCEPMAASSNSDKLVDPLVNLDSNSPDFKAGVMALSNILKIQRHDDYLVMLKAIRILIQERLSPEAITKASQNREGIPVALDNHILGFDTGDATLNEAAQILRLLHIEELRELQTRINEAIVAVQAIIADPKTDHRLGKVGR from the exons ATGTTCCGGAGAAAGCTGACGGCCTTGGACTATCACAACCCCAACACCTTCGACTgcagag ATGAGACACAGTTCAGAAACTGCATCGTGTGGCTGGAGGACCAGAAGATTAGACACTATAAGATCGAGGACAGAGGAAACCTGAGGAACATCCCGAGCTCAGACTGGCCCCAAGCCTACCAGAAG TACCTGCAGGACGTGAGCTGTCCATTCGGAGTCCAGGAGAGACAGGAGGCCTTGGACTGGTTACTGGGCCTGGCTGTGCGATATGAATACGGAGACAATG TGGATAAGTATAAGAAGTGTGAGCCGATGGCAGCCTCCAGCAACAGCGACAAACTAGTAGACCCCCTCGTCAACCTTGACA GTAATTCTCCAGATTTCAAAGCAGGAGTGATGGCTCTGTCGAACATTCTCAAGATACAACGGCACGATGACTACCTGGTTATGCTCAAG GCCATTCGTATTCTGATCCAGGAGAGACTTTCTCCAGAAGCCATCACTAAAGCCAGCCAGAACAGAgag GGTATCCCAGTAGCCTTAGACAATCACATCCTGGGTTTCGACACTGGAG aCGCGACCCTGAACGAAGCGGCTCAGATCCTGCGCCTGCTGCACATCGAGGAGCTGAGAGAGCTCCAGACCAGGATCAACGAGGCAATCGTCGCCGTCCAGGCCATCATAGCCGACCCCAAGACAGATCACAGGCTGGGCAAGGTCGGCAGATGA